One window of Marmota flaviventris isolate mMarFla1 chromosome 5, mMarFla1.hap1, whole genome shotgun sequence genomic DNA carries:
- the Sra1 gene encoding steroid receptor RNA activator 1 produces MTRCLAGSAEVEMAELYVKPGNKERGWNDPPQFSYGLQTQTGGPKRTPLTKRVAAPQDGPPRVFTSETSPGPPPMGPPPLSSKALGPPSVGSCPVSRVEPTGFRVIESEALMEDVLRPLEQALEDCRGHMRKQVCDDISRRLTLLQEQWAGGKLSVPVKRRMALLVQELSSHRWDAADDIHRSLMVDHVTEVSQWMVGVKRLIAEKRSLSSEEEANEETSAAAAEENQTIPGFQEAL; encoded by the exons ATGACGCGCTGCCTCGCTGGCAGTGCGGAAGTGGAGATGGCGGAGCTGTATGTGAAGCCGG GCAACAAGGAGCGCGGCTGGAACGACCCGCCGCAGTTCTCATACGGGCTGCAGACCCAGACTGGCGGACCCAAGCGCACGCCGCTCACTAAGAGGGTCGCCGCCCCGCAGGATGGACCCCCCAGAG TCTTCACCTCAGAGACTTCTCCTGGGCCTCCTCCAATGGGGCCTCCGCCTCTTTCAAGTAAGGCCCTTGGCCCCCCCTCTGTGGGGAGCTGTCCTGTCTCCAGAGTGGAGCCCACAGGTTTCCGAGTCATCGAGTCTGAGGCTCTGATGGAGGATGTGCTGAGACCTTTGGAACAGGCATTGGAGGATTGCCGTGGCCACATGAGG AAACAGGTATGTGATGACATCAGTCGACGCCTGACACTGCTTCAGGAACAGTGGGCTGGAGGGAAGTTGTCAGTGCCTGTTAAGAGGAGGATGGCACTACTGGTGCAAG AGCTTTCAAGCCACCGGTGGGATGCAGCAGATGACATTCACCGCTCCCTCATGGTTGATCATGTGACTGAGGTCAGTCAGTGGATGGTGGGAGTTAAAAGATTAATTGCGGAAAAGAGGAGTCTGTCTTCAGAAGAGGAGGCCAATGAAGAGACATCTGCAGCAGCTGCTGAGGAGAACCAAACTATACCAGGCTTTCAAGAGGCGCTATAA
- the Eif4ebp3 gene encoding eukaryotic translation initiation factor 4E-binding protein 3 yields MSTSTSCPIPGGRERLPDCYSTTPGGTLYATTPGGTRIIYDRKFLLECKNSPIARTPPCCLPQIPGVTTPPTVLPSKLELLKEQKETEEEIPDDAQFEMDF; encoded by the exons ATGTCCACGTCCACGAGCTGCCCGATTCCGGGGGGCCGGGAACGGCTGCCCGACTGCTACAGCACTACGCCGGGGGGCACGCTATACGCCACTACCCCGGGAG GCACCAGGATCATCTACGACCGAAAGTTCCTGCTGGAGTGCAAGAACTCACCCATTGCCCGGACACCCCCCTGCTGCCTCCCTCAGATTCCCGGGGTCACAACTCCTCCAACAGTCCTACCCTCCAAACTGGAGTTGCTGAAGGAGCAgaaggagacagaggaagagatACCCG atGACGCACAATTTGAAATGGACTTCTAA
- the Apbb3 gene encoding amyloid-beta A4 precursor protein-binding family B member 3 isoform X3, translating to MLGKDYMLAIILVNCDDDLWGDQNLEGEPGLPPGWRKIHDAAGTYYWHVPSGSTQWQRPTWEIGDAEDPGTRTERIWGLRPPKGRSFSSLENSLDRSNSLTWYGEESYIQSLEPGAKCFAVRSLGWVEVPEEDLAPGKSSIAVNNCIQQLAQTRNRSQPPDGAWGEGQNMLMILKKDAMSLVNPLDHSLIHCQPLVHIRVWGVGSSKGRDSPISAFARDFAFVAGDKDSCMLKCHVFRCDVPAKAIASALHGLCAQILSERVGVSGDSVCCSPDPISPEDLPRQVELLDAVSQAAQKYEALYMGTLPVTKAMGMDVLNEAIGTLTARGDKNAWVPAVLSVSDSLMTAHSIQAEASAEEEPLWQCPVRLVTFIGVGHDPHTFGLIADLGRQSFQCAAFWCQPHAGGLSEAVQAACMVQYQKCLVASAARGKAWGAQARARLRLKRTSSMDSPGGPLPLPLLKGGVGGAGAAPRKRGVFSFLDAFRLKPSLLHMP from the exons ATGCTGGGCAAGGATTATATGCTGGCCATCATTCTGGTCAACTGCGACG ATGACTTGTGGGGGGACCAGAATCTGGAGGGGGAACCAGGCCTGCCCCCAGGCTGGAGGAAGATCCATGATGCTGCAGGTACTTACTATTGGCATGTACCAAGCGGTAGCACCCAGTGGCAGCGTCCAACCTGGGAAATAGGAGATGCAGAGGATCCAGGCACG AGGACAGAGAGGATTTGGGGACTGCGGCCCCCCAAGGGGAGATCCTTCTCCAGCCTGGAGAACTCACTGGACCGAAG TAACTCTCTGACCTGGTATGGTGAGGAATCCTATATCCAGAGCCTGGAGCCAGGGGCTAAG TGCTTTGCAGTCCGCTCTCTGGGCTGGGTGGAGGTGCCGGAAGAAGACCTGGCACCAGGAAAGAGTAGTATTGCAGTCAATAACTGTATCCAGCAGCTGGCTCAGACCCGCAACCGTAGCCAGCCCCCAGATGGTGCCTGGGGTGAG GGCCAGAACATGCTTATGATCCTGAAGAAGGATGCCATGAGCCTAGTGAATCCACTGGACCATAGTCTGATCCACTGCCAGCCTCTGGTGCACATTCGTGTATGGGGCGTGGGCAGCTCCAAGGGCCG TGACAG CCCTATCTCTGCTTTTGCCAGGGACTTTGCTTTTGTGGCGGGTGACAAAGACAGCTGTATGCTCAAGTGCCATGTGTTTCGCTGTGATGTCCCTGCCAAAGCTATTGCAAGTGCCCTACATGGGCTCTGTGCTCAG ATCTTGTCAGAGCGAGTAGGAGTCAGTGGTGATTCTGTTTGCTGCTCCCCAGATCCCATCTCCCCTGAAGACCTGCCACGGCAAG TGGAACTGCTGGATGCTGTGAGTCAGGCTGCTCAGAAATATGAGGCACTGTACATGGGGACCCTGCCAGTCACCAAAGCCATGG GAATGGATGTGCTGAACGAGGCCATTGGTACCCTCACTGCCCGAGGGGACAAGAATGCCTGGGTTCCTGCTGTGCTCAGTGTATCTGATTCTCTCATGACTGCACATTCCATTCAG GCAGAGGCCAGTGCAGAGGAGGAGCCACTGTGGCAGTGCCCTGTGCGCCTTGTGACCTTTATTGGCGTTGGCCATGACCCACACACCTTTGGCCTCATCGCTGACCTTGGCCGTCAGAGCTTCCAGTGTGCAGCCTTCTGGTGCCAGCCTCATGCTGGGGGACTCTCTGAAGCTGTGCAGGCTGCCTGTATG GTTCAGTACCAGAAGTGTCTTGTGGCCTCTGCAGCTCGAGGCAAGGCCTGGGGTGCCCAGGCCCGTGCCCGCCTGCGGCTCAAGCGGACCAGCTCTATGGACTCCCCAGGAGgtcccctgcctctgcccctaCTCAAAGGAGGGGTTGGGGGTGCAGGGGCAGCCCCTCGAAAGCGGGGTGTCTTCTCTTTTCTTGATGCTTTCCGTCTGAAACCCTCTCTACTCCATATGCCCTAA
- the Apbb3 gene encoding amyloid-beta A4 precursor protein-binding family B member 3 isoform X1, with amino-acid sequence MLGKDYMLAIILVNCDDDLWGDQNLEGEPGLPPGWRKIHDAAGTYYWHVPSGSTQWQRPTWEIGDAEDPGTRTERIWGLRPPKGRSFSSLENSLDRSNSLTWYGEESYIQSLEPGAKCFAVRSLGWVEVPEEDLAPGKSSIAVNNCIQQLAQTRNRSQPPDGAWGEGQNMLMILKKDAMSLVNPLDHSLIHCQPLVHIRVWGVGSSKGRDFAFVAGDKDSCMLKCHVFRCDVPAKAIASALHGLCAQILSERVGVSGDSVCCSPDPISPEDLPRQVELLDAVSQAAQKYEALYMGTLPVTKAMGMDVLNEAIGTLTARGDKNAWVPAVLSVSDSLMTAHSIQAEASAEEEPLWQCPVRLVTFIGVGHDPHTFGLIADLGRQSFQCAAFWCQPHAGGLSEAVQAACMVQYQKCLVASAARGKAWGAQARARLRLKRTSSMDSPGGPLPLPLLKGGVGGAGAAPRKRGVFSFLDAFRLKPSLLHMP; translated from the exons ATGCTGGGCAAGGATTATATGCTGGCCATCATTCTGGTCAACTGCGACG ATGACTTGTGGGGGGACCAGAATCTGGAGGGGGAACCAGGCCTGCCCCCAGGCTGGAGGAAGATCCATGATGCTGCAGGTACTTACTATTGGCATGTACCAAGCGGTAGCACCCAGTGGCAGCGTCCAACCTGGGAAATAGGAGATGCAGAGGATCCAGGCACG AGGACAGAGAGGATTTGGGGACTGCGGCCCCCCAAGGGGAGATCCTTCTCCAGCCTGGAGAACTCACTGGACCGAAG TAACTCTCTGACCTGGTATGGTGAGGAATCCTATATCCAGAGCCTGGAGCCAGGGGCTAAG TGCTTTGCAGTCCGCTCTCTGGGCTGGGTGGAGGTGCCGGAAGAAGACCTGGCACCAGGAAAGAGTAGTATTGCAGTCAATAACTGTATCCAGCAGCTGGCTCAGACCCGCAACCGTAGCCAGCCCCCAGATGGTGCCTGGGGTGAG GGCCAGAACATGCTTATGATCCTGAAGAAGGATGCCATGAGCCTAGTGAATCCACTGGACCATAGTCTGATCCACTGCCAGCCTCTGGTGCACATTCGTGTATGGGGCGTGGGCAGCTCCAAGGGCCG GGACTTTGCTTTTGTGGCGGGTGACAAAGACAGCTGTATGCTCAAGTGCCATGTGTTTCGCTGTGATGTCCCTGCCAAAGCTATTGCAAGTGCCCTACATGGGCTCTGTGCTCAG ATCTTGTCAGAGCGAGTAGGAGTCAGTGGTGATTCTGTTTGCTGCTCCCCAGATCCCATCTCCCCTGAAGACCTGCCACGGCAAG TGGAACTGCTGGATGCTGTGAGTCAGGCTGCTCAGAAATATGAGGCACTGTACATGGGGACCCTGCCAGTCACCAAAGCCATGG GAATGGATGTGCTGAACGAGGCCATTGGTACCCTCACTGCCCGAGGGGACAAGAATGCCTGGGTTCCTGCTGTGCTCAGTGTATCTGATTCTCTCATGACTGCACATTCCATTCAG GCAGAGGCCAGTGCAGAGGAGGAGCCACTGTGGCAGTGCCCTGTGCGCCTTGTGACCTTTATTGGCGTTGGCCATGACCCACACACCTTTGGCCTCATCGCTGACCTTGGCCGTCAGAGCTTCCAGTGTGCAGCCTTCTGGTGCCAGCCTCATGCTGGGGGACTCTCTGAAGCTGTGCAGGCTGCCTGTATG GTTCAGTACCAGAAGTGTCTTGTGGCCTCTGCAGCTCGAGGCAAGGCCTGGGGTGCCCAGGCCCGTGCCCGCCTGCGGCTCAAGCGGACCAGCTCTATGGACTCCCCAGGAGgtcccctgcctctgcccctaCTCAAAGGAGGGGTTGGGGGTGCAGGGGCAGCCCCTCGAAAGCGGGGTGTCTTCTCTTTTCTTGATGCTTTCCGTCTGAAACCCTCTCTACTCCATATGCCCTAA
- the Apbb3 gene encoding amyloid-beta A4 precursor protein-binding family B member 3 isoform X2 gives MTCGGTRIWRGNQACPQAGGRSMMLQRTERIWGLRPPKGRSFSSLENSLDRSNSLTWYGEESYIQSLEPGAKCFAVRSLGWVEVPEEDLAPGKSSIAVNNCIQQLAQTRNRSQPPDGAWGEGQNMLMILKKDAMSLVNPLDHSLIHCQPLVHIRVWGVGSSKGRDFAFVAGDKDSCMLKCHVFRCDVPAKAIASALHGLCAQILSERVGVSGDSVCCSPDPISPEDLPRQVELLDAVSQAAQKYEALYMGTLPVTKAMGMDVLNEAIGTLTARGDKNAWVPAVLSVSDSLMTAHSIQAEASAEEEPLWQCPVRLVTFIGVGHDPHTFGLIADLGRQSFQCAAFWCQPHAGGLSEAVQAACMVQYQKCLVASAARGKAWGAQARARLRLKRTSSMDSPGGPLPLPLLKGGVGGAGAAPRKRGVFSFLDAFRLKPSLLHMP, from the exons ATGACTTGTGGGGGGACCAGAATCTGGAGGGGGAACCAGGCCTGCCCCCAGGCTGGAGGAAGATCCATGATGCTGCAG AGGACAGAGAGGATTTGGGGACTGCGGCCCCCCAAGGGGAGATCCTTCTCCAGCCTGGAGAACTCACTGGACCGAAG TAACTCTCTGACCTGGTATGGTGAGGAATCCTATATCCAGAGCCTGGAGCCAGGGGCTAAG TGCTTTGCAGTCCGCTCTCTGGGCTGGGTGGAGGTGCCGGAAGAAGACCTGGCACCAGGAAAGAGTAGTATTGCAGTCAATAACTGTATCCAGCAGCTGGCTCAGACCCGCAACCGTAGCCAGCCCCCAGATGGTGCCTGGGGTGAG GGCCAGAACATGCTTATGATCCTGAAGAAGGATGCCATGAGCCTAGTGAATCCACTGGACCATAGTCTGATCCACTGCCAGCCTCTGGTGCACATTCGTGTATGGGGCGTGGGCAGCTCCAAGGGCCG GGACTTTGCTTTTGTGGCGGGTGACAAAGACAGCTGTATGCTCAAGTGCCATGTGTTTCGCTGTGATGTCCCTGCCAAAGCTATTGCAAGTGCCCTACATGGGCTCTGTGCTCAG ATCTTGTCAGAGCGAGTAGGAGTCAGTGGTGATTCTGTTTGCTGCTCCCCAGATCCCATCTCCCCTGAAGACCTGCCACGGCAAG TGGAACTGCTGGATGCTGTGAGTCAGGCTGCTCAGAAATATGAGGCACTGTACATGGGGACCCTGCCAGTCACCAAAGCCATGG GAATGGATGTGCTGAACGAGGCCATTGGTACCCTCACTGCCCGAGGGGACAAGAATGCCTGGGTTCCTGCTGTGCTCAGTGTATCTGATTCTCTCATGACTGCACATTCCATTCAG GCAGAGGCCAGTGCAGAGGAGGAGCCACTGTGGCAGTGCCCTGTGCGCCTTGTGACCTTTATTGGCGTTGGCCATGACCCACACACCTTTGGCCTCATCGCTGACCTTGGCCGTCAGAGCTTCCAGTGTGCAGCCTTCTGGTGCCAGCCTCATGCTGGGGGACTCTCTGAAGCTGTGCAGGCTGCCTGTATG GTTCAGTACCAGAAGTGTCTTGTGGCCTCTGCAGCTCGAGGCAAGGCCTGGGGTGCCCAGGCCCGTGCCCGCCTGCGGCTCAAGCGGACCAGCTCTATGGACTCCCCAGGAGgtcccctgcctctgcccctaCTCAAAGGAGGGGTTGGGGGTGCAGGGGCAGCCCCTCGAAAGCGGGGTGTCTTCTCTTTTCTTGATGCTTTCCGTCTGAAACCCTCTCTACTCCATATGCCCTAA